Proteins encoded in a region of the Perognathus longimembris pacificus isolate PPM17 chromosome 11, ASM2315922v1, whole genome shotgun sequence genome:
- the LOC125359901 gene encoding olfactory receptor 2B11, protein MRSDNQSSLGDPITDFILLGVSEQPWLELPLFVVLLVSYVLAMLGNISIMLVSRLDPQLHSPMYIFLSHLSFLDLCYTTTTVPQMLFNMGSSKKTISYGGCTVQYAIFHWLGCTECIVLAAMALDRYVAICEPLRYAIIMHRSLCQQLVAVAWLSGFGNSLVQVVLTVQLPFCGQKVLNNFFCEVPAMIKLSCADTTVNDATLAVLVAFFVLVPLALILLSYGFIARAVLRIQSSKGRHKAFGTCSSHLVVVSLFYLPAIYMYLQPPSRYSQEQGKFISLFYSIITPTLNPFIYTLRNKDVKGALRRLLARIWRLCR, encoded by the coding sequence ATGAGAAGTGACAACCAGAGCTCCTTGGGGGATCCCATTACAGATTTCATTCTTCTGGGTGTTTCTGAACAACCATGGCTGGAACTCCCTCTCTTTGTGGTCCTCCTGGTGTCCTATGTTCTGGCAATGTTGGGAAACATTTCCATCATGCTGGTGTCCCGCCTGGACCCCCAACTCCACAGCCCCATGTACATCTTCCTCAGCCACCTGTCCTTCCTGGACCTCTgctacaccaccaccaccgtccCCCAGATGCTGTTCAACATGGGCAGCTCCAAGAAGACCATCAGCTATGGAGGCTGCACAGTGCAGTATGCAATTTTCCACTGGTTGGGGTGCACTGAATGCATTGTCTTGGCCGCTATGGCCCTGgatcgctatgtggccatctgtgaGCCCCTCCGGTATGCCATTATCATGCACCGCTCTCTCTGCCAGCAGCTGGTAGCTGTGGCCTGGCTCAGTGGCTTTGGAAACTCTCTTGTTCAAGTGGTCCTAACTGTGCAGTTGCCTTTCTGTGGGCAGAAGGTGCTAAACAACTTCTTTTGTGAGGTGCCAGCCATGATCAAGTTGTCCTGTGCCGACACCACTGTGAACGATGCCACATTAGCGGTGCTGGTGGCCTTCTTTGTGCTTGTGCCCCTAGCTCTCATCCTTCTCTCCTATGGCTTCATTGCTCGTGCTGTGCTCAGGATCCAGTCCTCTAAGGGAAGGCATAAGGCCTTTGGGACTTGTTCTTCCCACCTGGTAGTGGTCTCTCTCTTCTATCTACCTGCCATCTACATGTACCTGCAGCCCCCATCCAGATATTCCCAGGAACAGGGCAAGTTTATCTCTCTTTTCTATTCCATAATCACCCCGACGCTGAACCCTTTCATCTATACCCTGAGGAATAAGGATGTGAAAGGAGCTCTCAGAAGACTCCTAGCAAGGATCTGGAGGCTCTGCAGATAG